One region of Niallia sp. Man26 genomic DNA includes:
- a CDS encoding WYL domain-containing protein, which produces MNRQLERALKENKEIEIIYMSGNEIFSKRTILVREVKGNYIKAFCLHRKQPRIFKLDSILAASYPGMRGRKNA; this is translated from the coding sequence ATGAATCGTCAATTGGAAAGAGCGTTAAAGGAAAACAAAGAAATTGAAATTATTTATATGAGCGGCAATGAAATCTTCTCTAAAAGGACCATTCTTGTTCGGGAAGTGAAGGGTAACTATATTAAAGCCTTTTGTCTGCACAGAAAACAGCCTAGAATTTTTAAACTGGATTCAATTCTCGCAGCTTCTTATCCAGGAATGAGAGGAAGGAAAAATGCATAA
- a CDS encoding YolD-like family protein, translated as MIKDKGRMKWTAMITRQLPEKEDTENSAETDGGFPADIDMLIHEAMEYNWTLEYKLTFADSIHSLYGTTVFIDYLKKELRIKDKEHHIHFVPFASLLSSKRAE; from the coding sequence TTGATTAAAGACAAAGGAAGAATGAAATGGACTGCAATGATTACTCGGCAACTGCCGGAAAAGGAGGATACTGAGAATAGCGCAGAAACAGACGGAGGTTTCCCAGCAGACATCGACATGCTCATACATGAAGCAATGGAGTATAACTGGACGCTTGAATACAAGCTAACATTCGCTGACTCCATTCATTCGCTATATGGAACGACTGTTTTTATTGATTATCTAAAAAAAGAGCTGCGGATTAAGGATAAAGAGCATCATATTCATTTTGTGCCATTTGCTAGTCTCCTCTCAAGCAAGAGAGCGGAATAG
- a CDS encoding GNAT family protein gives MKIKTSRLLIREFNDNDWQDVIRYTSNSNVMHYIPEDVMTEEKTKQFVRKNQGQSAEYFPVILAVENKLIGHLGFFKYFGDHTYEIGWVFHPDYCNKGYASEAAKAMIGYGFEHMQLHRIIATCQPENIASFKVMEKIGMRREGYFKKCIPAGENWWDEYYYAILSEEWK, from the coding sequence ATGAAAATAAAGACATCTAGGCTGCTAATCCGCGAGTTTAACGATAATGACTGGCAGGATGTAATTCGTTATACTTCCAACAGTAATGTAATGCATTATATCCCTGAAGATGTGATGACGGAAGAGAAAACAAAACAATTTGTGCGGAAAAATCAAGGTCAGTCTGCTGAATATTTTCCTGTCATATTAGCTGTGGAAAATAAGCTGATTGGTCATCTCGGTTTTTTTAAGTACTTCGGTGATCATACCTATGAAATCGGCTGGGTGTTCCATCCTGATTACTGTAACAAGGGCTATGCTTCAGAAGCGGCCAAGGCTATGATTGGATACGGATTTGAACATATGCAGCTTCATCGGATTATCGCCACATGTCAGCCAGAAAATATTGCTTCCTTTAAAGTGATGGAGAAGATTGGCATGCGCAGAGAAGGATATTTTAAAAAATGCATTCCGGCAGGGGAAAACTGGTGGGATGAATACTATTATGCGATATTAAGCGAAGAATGGAAATGA
- a CDS encoding ferritin-like domain-containing protein, translating into MHLYYDYASFQQRSKELAAKIAKAIDEEYAAIHCYKQLESLAPTKRERKIINEIRRDEINHYNMFSYIYTELTGQKHSAAITEACPQNYHAGVNSAFVDEQEAVDFYLEISDSTNNNFIKESFKRAAMDEQNHAVWFLYFLTALSKR; encoded by the coding sequence GTGCATTTATACTATGACTATGCATCATTTCAACAGCGTAGCAAAGAGCTCGCCGCAAAAATTGCAAAGGCAATAGATGAGGAGTATGCCGCTATTCACTGTTACAAACAATTAGAATCATTAGCACCAACTAAACGAGAAAGAAAGATAATTAACGAGATACGCAGAGACGAAATCAACCATTATAATATGTTCTCCTATATTTACACCGAGCTCACTGGTCAAAAGCACTCAGCTGCCATTACAGAAGCCTGCCCGCAAAATTATCATGCAGGAGTTAATTCTGCCTTTGTAGACGAACAAGAAGCTGTCGATTTTTATTTAGAAATCTCTGACAGCACAAATAATAATTTTATTAAAGAATCATTTAAAAGGGCAGCGATGGATGAACAAAACCATGCTGTTTGGTTTTTGTATTTCTTGACAGCCTTATCCAAAAGATAA
- a CDS encoding oligosaccharide MFS transporter encodes MIQTQKSFWNFGGLFFFYFFIWATVFTFLPIWLEEQAGLSATESGYVFSAMSLVALLYQPFFGILSDKLVFKKHLFATVAGAAIFMGPFFSYVFISLLDLNIIAGALLGSVYLSSVLYGGVGVIESYIERASRANKFEYGRARLFGSVAGATATFVSGLLFIAHPFSIFWVASLSGIVLSILLYTAKIDKTASFAAKESAAEPLTKEVIFSVFKLRNFWMLGLFIIGTACMYDVFDQQFPNYYKQFFTTPAEGTNVFSKLVSLQIGLEAIIMVFMPILINKIGAKNGLLLFGALTFIRIFGSAVAIGPISLSIVRLIAAVEMPLLLISIFKYITGVFDIRLSATVYLLAFNFAKQISIMVFSSVAGGMYSTIGYQNTYYILSVVVLVITIMSIYTLENDKKHKKMKVSGSFSPITVKK; translated from the coding sequence ATGATACAAACTCAAAAGAGCTTTTGGAACTTCGGTGGACTCTTTTTCTTTTACTTTTTTATTTGGGCGACTGTTTTTACATTTTTACCAATATGGCTTGAGGAGCAGGCAGGTTTATCTGCTACAGAATCTGGCTATGTGTTTTCTGCCATGTCATTAGTTGCACTCCTGTATCAGCCGTTCTTTGGAATCTTGTCGGACAAGCTTGTGTTCAAAAAGCATTTGTTTGCTACAGTGGCAGGTGCAGCCATTTTTATGGGTCCGTTTTTCAGTTATGTATTTATTTCTTTATTAGACTTAAATATAATTGCCGGTGCACTTCTTGGCAGCGTTTATTTAAGTTCTGTATTATATGGCGGAGTTGGTGTAATAGAATCATACATAGAAAGGGCTAGCAGGGCTAATAAGTTTGAATATGGACGTGCTCGTCTGTTTGGTTCTGTTGCTGGAGCAACGGCTACCTTCGTCTCAGGGCTTCTTTTCATTGCACATCCTTTCAGCATCTTTTGGGTGGCATCCTTATCAGGAATTGTTCTTAGTATTCTTTTGTATACGGCGAAGATCGACAAAACAGCATCTTTTGCAGCAAAGGAATCTGCGGCAGAGCCGTTGACGAAGGAAGTCATTTTCTCTGTATTTAAGCTAAGGAACTTTTGGATGCTGGGGCTTTTCATCATCGGTACTGCATGCATGTATGATGTATTTGACCAGCAGTTTCCGAATTATTATAAGCAATTTTTTACTACACCTGCTGAAGGAACAAATGTATTCAGCAAGCTTGTTTCACTGCAGATTGGTCTTGAAGCAATCATCATGGTTTTTATGCCGATTCTTATCAATAAGATTGGTGCGAAAAATGGTTTGCTCTTGTTCGGTGCATTAACATTCATTCGTATTTTTGGCAGTGCTGTTGCAATCGGTCCTATTTCCCTATCGATTGTGCGCTTAATTGCAGCTGTTGAAATGCCATTATTGTTAATTTCCATTTTTAAATATATAACAGGTGTATTTGATATTAGACTATCAGCTACCGTATATTTACTAGCATTTAATTTTGCGAAGCAAATTTCCATTATGGTTTTTTCCAGTGTGGCAGGAGGTATGTACTCCACTATCGGCTACCAAAATACATATTATATTTTAAGTGTTGTTGTACTGGTTATTACAATTATGTCAATTTACACTTTAGAAAATGATAAGAAGCATAAAAAGATGAAGGTTTCCGGCAGTTTTTCCCCAATAACTGTGAAAAAATAG
- a CDS encoding metallophosphoesterase — protein sequence MKVLIVSDSHGLVDELQQLKERHKDEADLFLHCGDSELPADDQAIAGYVVVQGNCDYYAKYPEETIQEVNGKKLLMVHGHLYGVKSSVSRLLYRAKEVGAQIACFGHSHYLGMEMIEDVLFINPGSLRLPRGRMEKTYVILTVEDKSLKTEVYDFNSGLLSELTAEFPL from the coding sequence ATGAAGGTTCTAATCGTCAGTGACAGCCATGGACTTGTGGACGAGCTTCAGCAATTAAAGGAAAGGCATAAGGATGAAGCAGATCTGTTTCTCCATTGCGGAGACTCAGAGCTCCCAGCTGATGACCAAGCCATCGCTGGCTATGTCGTAGTTCAAGGAAACTGCGATTATTACGCAAAATATCCAGAAGAAACAATACAAGAAGTGAACGGAAAAAAACTTTTAATGGTTCACGGCCACCTCTATGGCGTGAAATCATCTGTCAGCAGATTGCTGTACAGAGCAAAAGAGGTTGGCGCGCAAATTGCCTGCTTCGGCCACAGCCACTACCTTGGCATGGAAATGATTGAAGATGTCCTCTTCATCAATCCAGGCAGTCTTCGTCTTCCAAGAGGAAGAATGGAAAAGACATATGTCATTCTCACAGTCGAAGATAAATCATTAAAAACAGAAGTATACGATTTTAATTCAGGGCTGCTCTCTGAATTAACAGCAGAGTTCCCACTGTAA
- a CDS encoding XTP/dITP diphosphatase, translating into MKEVIIATKNRGKAKEFVEMFEPLGYSVKTLLDYPEIDDVEETGTTFEENAVLKAETVSKLLGKVVISDDSGLMVDALEGRPGVYSARYAGEQKNDQANMDKVLRELEGVPHEKRTARFCCTLAIANPENRTQTFTGTCEGVILEEKRGEYGFGYDPIFFVKEEGKAMAELPPEKKNSISHRANALKKLKEQLSDVL; encoded by the coding sequence ATGAAAGAAGTTATTATCGCAACAAAAAACCGAGGCAAAGCGAAAGAATTTGTGGAAATGTTTGAACCACTAGGCTACTCTGTCAAAACATTGCTTGATTACCCAGAAATAGACGATGTAGAAGAAACAGGCACTACATTCGAGGAAAATGCGGTATTAAAGGCAGAGACAGTGTCTAAGCTGTTAGGAAAGGTCGTTATTTCCGATGATTCCGGATTGATGGTTGATGCATTAGAAGGCAGACCAGGTGTCTATTCTGCTCGCTATGCAGGGGAGCAGAAAAATGACCAGGCAAATATGGATAAAGTTCTAAGAGAATTAGAAGGAGTTCCGCATGAAAAGCGAACAGCACGCTTTTGCTGTACCTTAGCTATTGCTAATCCGGAAAACAGAACACAAACCTTCACAGGAACTTGCGAAGGCGTTATTTTAGAGGAAAAAAGAGGAGAATACGGCTTTGGCTATGATCCAATTTTCTTTGTAAAAGAAGAAGGGAAAGCAATGGCTGAATTGCCGCCAGAAAAGAAAAACAGCATCAGCCACAGAGCGAATGCACTGAAAAAACTAAAAGAACAGCTGTCAGATGTTCTTTAA
- a CDS encoding GerMN domain-containing protein, which yields MSKNKKLTILSAAFVSTVMLSGCGLFGGDSGKESVDPPQETTYTDNAAEETAAKAGEEATAADSMPIELYLVDKDGFVVPQTLNIPKTNSVAKESLEYLVKDGPVTEMLPNGFQGVLPAGTSVSVNIKDKVATVDFSKEFNDYEASDESKIMQSVTWTLTQFDTIDSVKLQVNGKELKEMPVAKTPLQSTLTRADGINIDTKDVADITNTKPLTVYYVGGETGEYYYVPVTKRVSNSEENNIAAAVGELAEGPGTGSALATFMEQDVALLDDPVVTDGKVTLNFNESIYNSADGEEKTVSDDLLNSLVLSLTEQEGIESVAITVNGEQDLVNEEGKSLTEPVSRPEKVNTGSF from the coding sequence ATGTCTAAGAATAAAAAGCTAACGATTTTGTCTGCTGCATTCGTATCAACAGTTATGCTATCTGGCTGTGGCCTTTTTGGTGGAGATAGTGGAAAAGAGAGTGTCGATCCGCCGCAAGAAACTACATATACGGATAATGCGGCAGAGGAAACGGCAGCCAAGGCTGGAGAAGAAGCAACTGCAGCTGATTCCATGCCAATCGAGCTTTATTTAGTCGATAAAGATGGATTTGTTGTTCCGCAAACCTTAAATATCCCTAAAACTAACAGTGTTGCGAAGGAAAGCCTTGAGTATTTAGTGAAGGATGGTCCTGTCACAGAAATGCTGCCAAACGGCTTCCAAGGCGTGCTTCCTGCTGGCACAAGTGTTAGTGTTAATATTAAGGATAAAGTTGCTACAGTTGATTTCTCAAAAGAGTTTAATGACTACGAAGCAAGTGATGAGTCAAAAATTATGCAGTCCGTTACATGGACATTAACTCAGTTTGATACAATTGATTCCGTTAAACTGCAAGTTAATGGCAAAGAATTGAAAGAAATGCCTGTAGCTAAAACCCCGCTTCAAAGTACCTTGACAAGAGCAGACGGAATCAATATTGATACGAAAGATGTTGCCGACATCACAAACACAAAACCGCTTACGGTTTACTATGTTGGCGGAGAGACTGGCGAATACTACTATGTTCCAGTAACAAAGCGTGTTAGCAATTCAGAAGAAAATAATATTGCTGCTGCAGTAGGGGAGCTTGCGGAAGGCCCTGGAACAGGATCTGCTTTGGCAACATTTATGGAGCAAGATGTAGCGCTGTTGGATGACCCTGTTGTCACAGATGGAAAAGTTACATTAAACTTCAATGAGTCTATTTATAACAGCGCAGATGGAGAAGAAAAAACTGTTTCTGATGATCTGTTAAATTCCTTAGTGCTGTCACTGACAGAACAGGAAGGAATTGAAAGTGTCGCTATTACGGTGAACGGTGAACAAGACCTTGTTAATGAGGAAGGAAAAAGCCTCACAGAACCAGTGTCTCGTCCTGAAAAAGTTAATACTGGAAGTTTCTAA
- the racE gene encoding glutamate racemase produces MDRPIGVIDSGVGGLTVAKEIMRQLPNEKIIYLGDTARCPYGPRSGEEVKAFTWELTRFLLQKNIKMLVIACNTATAVALDEIKEQLSIPVIGVIVPGARTAIKVTRNNYIGMIGTIGTVKSKAYEKALKQINKKVRTESLACPKFVPLVESGEYDGPVAKRIVRQTLAPFKGSDIDTLILGCTHYPLLEKVIREEMGDKVKVISSGAETAREVSTILAHSEQLASPQEKNEHEFYTTGSSDIFARIASDWLDQKIEAVETIKLS; encoded by the coding sequence TTGGATAGACCAATAGGTGTTATAGATTCTGGAGTTGGCGGTTTGACTGTTGCAAAAGAAATCATGCGGCAGCTGCCAAATGAAAAGATTATTTATTTAGGTGATACAGCAAGATGTCCATATGGACCAAGATCTGGAGAAGAAGTAAAAGCATTCACATGGGAATTGACAAGATTTCTGTTGCAAAAAAACATAAAGATGCTTGTCATTGCCTGTAATACAGCAACAGCTGTTGCCCTTGACGAAATAAAGGAGCAGCTGTCCATTCCTGTCATCGGTGTGATTGTTCCCGGAGCTAGAACTGCGATTAAAGTGACGAGGAACAATTATATAGGCATGATTGGAACTATCGGTACGGTGAAAAGTAAAGCATATGAAAAGGCTCTTAAGCAAATAAACAAAAAAGTCCGCACGGAAAGTCTTGCATGCCCTAAATTCGTTCCCCTTGTGGAAAGCGGAGAGTACGATGGACCGGTAGCGAAACGCATCGTCAGACAAACGCTTGCTCCTTTTAAAGGCAGTGACATTGACACACTGATTCTTGGTTGTACACACTATCCTCTTTTAGAAAAAGTGATAAGAGAGGAAATGGGGGACAAGGTTAAGGTGATCAGCTCCGGTGCTGAGACAGCGCGGGAAGTAAGTACAATTCTTGCTCACAGTGAACAGCTGGCATCACCCCAGGAAAAGAACGAGCATGAGTTTTATACAACAGGTTCCAGCGATATCTTTGCAAGAATTGCATCAGATTGGCTCGACCAGAAAATTGAAGCAGTAGAGACGATTAAACTCTCCTAA
- a CDS encoding MarR family transcriptional regulator: MNVEEKNSKEYLDMIAIIEKDMRYISGIIKQKGREILSNYTITPPQFVALQWLFEDGDMTIGELSNKMYLAFSTTTDLVDRMEKNELVQRVKDPNDRRVVRIHLLDEGKRLIDEVIKKRQMYLQEVLGNYSLEEVGHLKDNFIRLHQEMREK, encoded by the coding sequence ATGAATGTAGAAGAAAAAAACTCAAAAGAGTATTTAGATATGATAGCAATCATTGAAAAAGATATGAGATACATTTCTGGAATCATTAAGCAGAAGGGTCGGGAAATCCTAAGTAATTATACGATTACTCCGCCTCAATTTGTTGCATTGCAATGGCTTTTTGAAGATGGGGACATGACAATCGGCGAATTATCTAATAAAATGTATCTTGCCTTCAGCACAACGACTGATTTAGTAGATCGGATGGAAAAGAACGAATTGGTGCAGCGTGTCAAAGACCCGAATGACCGCCGTGTCGTGCGCATCCATTTATTAGATGAAGGAAAAAGGCTGATTGACGAAGTAATCAAAAAAAGACAAATGTATTTACAAGAAGTGTTGGGTAATTACTCATTAGAAGAAGTTGGACATTTGAAAGACAACTTTATTAGACTACATCAAGAAATGCGGGAAAAATGA
- the gerE gene encoding spore germination transcription factor GerE has protein sequence MKENEFTHKPLLTKREREVFELLVQDKTTKEIASDLFISEKTVRNHISNAMQKLGVKGRSQAVVELLRMGELEL, from the coding sequence TTGAAGGAGAATGAATTTACTCACAAGCCATTATTAACAAAAAGGGAAAGAGAAGTATTTGAACTGTTGGTCCAAGACAAAACGACCAAGGAAATCGCGAGTGATTTGTTCATCAGCGAAAAAACAGTTCGCAACCATATTTCTAATGCGATGCAGAAGCTGGGCGTTAAGGGGCGTTCACAGGCTGTTGTAGAACTCCTAAGAATGGGAGAACTAGAGCTATAA
- a CDS encoding cupin domain-containing protein, with amino-acid sequence MPTSYMDYTKPNISYFSDVNRNRLNTRNADNYINRLGRDVLNTLGEVSLLDIYLSSKKVVEPHYHQNAAELVYCISGSAVVSLINPFTNKVSNIPIKPGQVANIPQGWWHWEIASEDRTHLLAIFDAPYPEYIFGSDILTKTPVEVLAHTYCLDPVQLKKILAPLKNETIVIGPTDECVQTQHSRNNETSYYNHGYYPYSTQQPYYSNGRY; translated from the coding sequence ATGCCAACCTCCTATATGGACTATACAAAGCCTAATATCAGCTATTTTTCTGACGTTAATAGGAATCGTCTAAACACTCGAAATGCTGATAATTATATTAACCGACTAGGCAGGGATGTGTTAAACACTCTCGGTGAGGTTTCTTTATTAGATATTTACTTGAGCAGCAAAAAAGTTGTCGAACCTCATTACCATCAGAACGCTGCAGAACTTGTCTACTGTATATCTGGATCTGCAGTTGTCTCACTTATCAATCCATTTACCAATAAAGTATCCAATATTCCCATTAAACCAGGTCAAGTAGCCAACATACCCCAAGGCTGGTGGCATTGGGAAATAGCCTCTGAAGATAGAACTCATCTGCTTGCCATCTTTGACGCTCCGTACCCTGAATATATATTTGGTTCTGATATCCTTACAAAAACACCAGTCGAAGTGCTCGCTCACACGTATTGTCTCGACCCAGTCCAATTAAAAAAGATACTTGCACCATTAAAGAATGAAACGATAGTAATTGGACCAACAGACGAATGTGTCCAAACACAGCACAGTCGAAATAATGAAACTTCTTATTATAATCACGGATATTATCCCTACAGCACGCAGCAGCCATATTATTCTAATGGCCGTTATTAA
- a CDS encoding response regulator, whose amino-acid sequence MEVRVVIADDSLFMRTYIKNLLNNSKYKVIGEASDGCEAVSVYKELKPDILILDLTMDCMDGMTALQRIMEFDCDARIIICSAMGQSRNVTAALKHGAKDFIVKPYFERFLLTLDNIS is encoded by the coding sequence TTGGAAGTCAGGGTTGTTATTGCAGACGACTCTTTATTTATGAGAACTTACATAAAAAATCTATTAAATAACAGCAAATACAAAGTCATCGGGGAAGCATCTGACGGCTGTGAGGCTGTATCGGTATACAAAGAGCTGAAGCCGGACATCCTTATCCTCGATTTAACGATGGATTGTATGGATGGGATGACAGCATTGCAAAGGATTATGGAATTTGATTGTGATGCAAGAATCATTATTTGTTCCGCGATGGGACAAAGCAGGAATGTTACAGCTGCTTTAAAGCATGGTGCGAAGGATTTCATCGTAAAGCCATATTTTGAACGATTCCTGCTGACGTTAGATAACATATCATAG
- a CDS encoding DUF2642 domain-containing protein yields MDSIKKLQNEYVKVEISGKTVFSGVLLDNGLDIIVINDGEKYLYIPLNHVHNIKKSLKGESEFTIDTTGGDLPFQDASENISYRKILNNAKGQFIELFVTGNKSIHGYITNILNDYIVFYSPVFKTIFISMHHIKWLIPYTSNLTPYTLNNADLPIVPSTIPLARTFEEQLKKHADQLLVFDLGDAPDKIGLVKNISNNIIEIITAEGIPVYWKLAHLKSVHLP; encoded by the coding sequence ATGGATAGCATAAAAAAATTGCAAAATGAGTATGTAAAGGTTGAAATATCAGGAAAAACTGTGTTTTCCGGAGTTCTCTTGGACAACGGCCTAGATATTATCGTGATAAATGATGGCGAAAAGTACCTTTATATTCCGCTTAACCATGTCCATAATATAAAAAAATCGCTTAAAGGAGAATCGGAATTCACCATTGATACAACTGGCGGAGATTTGCCATTTCAAGATGCTAGTGAAAACATTTCATATCGCAAAATCCTAAATAATGCGAAGGGGCAGTTTATAGAATTATTTGTCACAGGAAATAAGTCCATTCATGGCTATATTACTAATATTTTGAATGATTATATTGTATTTTACTCACCAGTTTTTAAGACTATTTTCATTTCCATGCATCACATAAAATGGCTTATTCCCTATACTTCTAATTTAACACCCTATACTTTGAATAACGCAGATCTCCCCATTGTCCCCTCCACTATACCTTTAGCCCGCACTTTTGAAGAACAATTAAAAAAACATGCTGACCAATTACTTGTATTTGATTTAGGAGATGCTCCTGACAAGATTGGTTTAGTAAAAAATATTTCCAACAATATTATAGAGATAATTACAGCCGAGGGTATACCTGTTTATTGGAAGCTAGCCCATTTAAAATCGGTTCACTTACCATAA
- the sdhB gene encoding succinate dehydrogenase iron-sulfur subunit: protein MGEASTVTFLITRQDDPDSAPYSEEFKLPYRPNMNVISALMEIRRNPVNSKGEKTTPISWDMNCLEEVCGACSMVINGRPRQSCTALVDQLEQPIRLEPMRTFPVVRDLQVDRTRMFDSLKKVKAWIPIDGTYDLGPGPRMPEKKRQWAYELSKCMTCGVCLEACPNVNSKSDFIGPAPLSQVRLFNAHPTGAMNKSERLEQIMGDGGLANCGNSQNCVQSCPKGIPLTTSIAALNRDTTFEAFKSFFGSDSV from the coding sequence ATGGGGGAAGCAAGTACGGTTACATTTCTGATAACAAGACAAGATGATCCTGATTCAGCACCCTATTCAGAAGAATTTAAATTGCCATACAGACCGAACATGAATGTTATCTCTGCCCTAATGGAAATACGAAGAAATCCAGTCAACAGCAAAGGGGAAAAAACAACTCCAATTTCCTGGGATATGAACTGCCTGGAGGAAGTATGCGGAGCTTGTTCGATGGTCATCAACGGAAGACCAAGACAGTCATGCACAGCATTAGTCGACCAGCTTGAACAGCCGATCCGCTTGGAACCGATGCGCACATTCCCAGTTGTCAGAGACTTGCAGGTCGACAGAACCCGCATGTTTGACAGCTTGAAAAAGGTGAAGGCATGGATTCCAATCGATGGTACTTATGATCTTGGACCAGGACCGAGAATGCCTGAAAAGAAAAGACAATGGGCATATGAACTGTCTAAATGCATGACATGCGGTGTTTGCTTAGAAGCTTGCCCGAATGTGAACAGCAAATCGGATTTTATTGGACCAGCTCCATTATCCCAAGTGCGTCTCTTTAATGCCCATCCGACAGGAGCGATGAATAAGTCAGAGCGCCTTGAACAAATTATGGGAGATGGAGGGCTTGCAAATTGCGGCAATTCCCAAAACTGTGTTCAATCTTGTCCAAAAGGAATTCCATTGACCACTTCCATTGCAGCATTGAACAGAGATACCACCTTTGAAGCATTCAAGAGCTTTTTTGGCAGTGATAGTGTTTAA